One Candidatus Poribacteria bacterium genomic window, TTACGGATACGGCTATGGCTATGACCTTTCAGCACCTCCCCTGCCCCTGGATGGCCGGTATGATGCCTCATGGGAGATGTTCAGATATTACGATGGGAAGAGATGGGAGTACCCACAATCGGATCGCCCCGGATATCGTCCTCAGACGGATGAGCTGAGGGAAAGGATATCCCGATCCGATCGGGAGGTGAGATCCCGAGCGCCTGCGAAACCGGAGTTGAACTCCCACAGAGCGGAAAAGGTAAGGAAAAGGGTTAAATCGAAGGAGAGCGAGAAGAAGAAGGACAAGGACGAAGAGGATAGAAGGGAAAAGCTCAGGAAAGCTCTGAAGAGGAGGCGCAGCTAAAAGCCGTATCCCATCGAAGGCGCATATGGCCTGGAAGGGTTATATGCGCCGTTTTTCTATTCGGTGATTCATGTTCAGGCAGTTCAGGTTCGGTCTGAGTTTCATATCCCTCACAGCCTTGATCCTATTGGGAGTTGCGCTCTATCTCATCCTGAAGGGAAGATACCTTATTTCGTTTATATTGATGTTGATAGCGGCGATTGAGGCGTTTATATACATGGGAGGGCACAGGAAATGACCGAGAAGCTAAGGGTTGTGGAGAGGAAGATCATAAATCCGCTGGCGGTGAAAATAGCACCTTATATCTCAGCGAATTTCGTCTCTGCGCTCTCTCTCCTGGCAGCATTGGGGGCAGGTGCCGCATTCTGGGAGAGAAAACCGGTCACAGGGGCGATATTGATACTGACCAACGGATTCTTCGATCTCCTAGATGGATGTGTCGCCAGAGCAAGAGGAGAGTCTTCAGCCTTTGGATCGTTCGTCGATAAGATCATAGATAAGTATTCAGATCTGATCTTCATCCTTGGCATGCTTCTCGGCGGTATCGCACATCCTATACCCTCTATCATCTCCATGGTGGGCATCCCACTGGCCACCTATATCAACTCGGCCGTCGAGGGCTTAACCAAAGGGGAGGTGAAGCTGCAGGAGAAGTTCTCGCTTAGATTTGTCAGGATCATCCTACTGGTCGGGGGGGGATTCCTGAGGCGAACCGATATGGCGATCTGGCTCGTGGCCGGGACGGTTCTCTACGCCGTCATCTCGAGGATGACCTACAACTTGATCCTTCTCAGGCGGCATGTTAAAGGGGCATAATCGCCGTCATCTCAATCCTTCCGAATCTCGGTATAAGAGATTCGCTCTTATTTTCCTTGAGCGTAGTATCTATGACCAATTGTCCACCGTCCACAGCTCAACCGTCATTAGAACGTTTAACGTTCCAACGTTCAACGTTTTAACGTTTTCCCAATCGGCTTCGCCGTCATTAATGACTACAAATGACGACAAATGACAATAAATGACCTATAAGCAGCGGTCTGCTGACTGCGGACGTGTAACAGTCCGAACATTGAGGGCTTGACAGGCTTTTGATTGAGGTATATAATGCTAGTAGCTCAGAATCTCAAATGGGAGGTAGAGAGCATGAGAAGGTATATCTGCTTGCTTTTAACGGCTCTGTTTTTGGTGATCGTCCTATCGCTCTGGGCGGAAGCCAAGCTCCCCGATTACATCGTTTTCCTGATGACCTTCGATGAGGGTTCGGGAAAGAAAGTCTCCGATCTGTCCGGATACGGCAACAACGGGGAGGTCGTTGGAAGCGTGAAATGGGTGGACGGCAAATACGGCGGCGCGTTCTACTTTGACGGTAAAACTCATATAACCGTTCCGAACGCGGACCCGCTGAAGAAGCTGACCGATCCGATGTCGGTGGGCGCATGGGTTAACCCTGAAACGCTAGGCGGATGGAGAAATATCGTGGAGATGGACGGCTCAGCAGGATGGAAATTCGGATTCCACGACACAACTCTCGTCTGGACGACATACCACGTCAAGGACTTCATCGGCCAGACGGTGATACCCACGAAAAAATGGACCCACGTCGCTGCCGTATGGGATGGT contains:
- a CDS encoding CDP-alcohol phosphatidyltransferase family protein: MTEKLRVVERKIINPLAVKIAPYISANFVSALSLLAALGAGAAFWERKPVTGAILILTNGFFDLLDGCVARARGESSAFGSFVDKIIDKYSDLIFILGMLLGGIAHPIPSIISMVGIPLATYINSAVEGLTKGEVKLQEKFSLRFVRIILLVGGGFLRRTDMAIWLVAGTVLYAVISRMTYNLILLRRHVKGA
- a CDS encoding LamG domain-containing protein yields the protein MRRYICLLLTALFLVIVLSLWAEAKLPDYIVFLMTFDEGSGKKVSDLSGYGNNGEVVGSVKWVDGKYGGAFYFDGKTHITVPNADPLKKLTDPMSVGAWVNPETLGGWRNIVEMDGSAGWKFGFHDTTLVWTTYHVKDFIGQTVIPTKKWTHVAAVWDGSKATIYINGEEDQGGPIAGGGKINVEKEPSLDIGFRRTSGSSFYQGAMDDLWIANKALSKNEIQELMNGFTGLMAVNPSGKLATTWGDLKSH